One part of the Lotus japonicus ecotype B-129 chromosome 2, LjGifu_v1.2 genome encodes these proteins:
- the LOC130737820 gene encoding protein ROOT HAIR DEFECTIVE 3 homolog 2-like: protein MTSFETQLVKALAEPVESLFEAGGKDTWLSIRKLLKRETEAVVSEFSTSIAGFELDEETIERMQQSLRDHGRKVVENKAREEAGKILIRMKDRFSTIFNHDNDSLPRVWTGKEDIRAITKDARSVVIDCKLQ, encoded by the exons ATGACTAGCTTTGAG ACACAACTAGTCAAGGCATTGGCTGAGCCTGTTGAGTCCCTCTTTGAAGCAGGGGGAAAAGACACTTGGCTTTCTATCAGAAAACTTCTTAAACGTGAGACTGAAGCTGTTGTATCAGAATTTTCAACTTCCATTGCTGGTTTTGAGCTTGATGAAGAAACAATTGAAAGAATGCAACAAAGCCTAAGGGACCATGGAAGAAAAGTGGTGGAAAATAAAGCAAGAGAAGAAGCTGGAAAGATTCTTATTCGCATGAAGGATAG GTTCTCCACAATATTCAATCATGACAATGATTCACTACCTAGGGTTTGGACTGGGAAGGAAGATATCAGAGCAATTACAAAGGATGCTCGCTCTGTGGTAATTGATTGCAAACTTCAATGA